A window of the Lactuca sativa cultivar Salinas chromosome 5, Lsat_Salinas_v11, whole genome shotgun sequence genome harbors these coding sequences:
- the LOC111897612 gene encoding uncharacterized protein LOC111897612 gives MIDLPAKGTDMRELPLRYHSKGVTIASPPRPAPQVHENAMISKSKDQSSTDVRTGIKKRKRRNKQKNIVVLEPSSWNRICPQDVVDAGMHLNPAKKKHSAWFSLTPSCDQNRKNTLQLLVEPYLQIIMEGNCNPDVSILMKYIALQLKHVRQQEVDIFLNGKLLAPEMKLLDVVKQWMAIVDSKRKITKIGSSAENFCVKLTYA, from the exons ATGATTGATTTACCAGCTAAAGGGACCGATATGCGGGAGTTGCCATTGAGATACCATAGTAAGGGGGTTACTATCGCCTCCCCACCAAGACCCGCACCTCAAGTCCATGAAAATGCCATGATTTCCAAATCTAAAGATCAATCATCTACGGATGTGAGGACAGGAATCAAAAAACGAAAGAGGAGAAATAAGCAGAAAAATATTGTTGTACTTGAACCTTCTTCATGGAACAGGATCTGTCCACAAGATGTGGTTGATGCTGGAATGCATCTGAATCCAGCAAAAAAGAAGCATTCTGCTTGGTTCAGTTTAACTCCTTCCTGTGATCA GAACAGAAAGAACACTCTGCAACTTCTAGTGGAACCATACTTACAGATAAT CATGGAGGGGAACTGTAATCCAGATGTGTCTATTCTCATGAAGTATATCGCGTTGCAACTTAAGCATGTTCGCCAACAGGAG GTTGATATCTTCTTGAATGGGAAACTTCTTGCCCCGGAAATGAAGCTACTTGATGTGGTGAAGCAGTGGATGGCTATTGTTGATTCAAAGAGGAAAATAACCAAGATAGGAAGTTCTGCCGAGAACTTCTGTGTGAAGCTGACTTATGCTTGA